One part of the Dyadobacter sp. 676 genome encodes these proteins:
- a CDS encoding cysteine desulfurase family protein: MDNNATTQIDRTVLDAMMPYLTHDYANASSTHQFGVGAYEAVKLARKQVAEIIDCEPHEVVFTSGATESINLALKGVAERYESKGRHIVTLATEHSAVLDTCSYLEQRGYEVSYVGVDEKGLVDLDSLKSHLRQDTILVAVMYVNNETGVIQPINEISQLAHSVGAIFFSDCTQAVGKMEISVRSLDIDLLCFSGHKIYAPKGIGVLYVRNQAKPIKIPALIHGGGHERGLRSGTLNVPGIVALGAACALAQKHMLSDSRRISELRDYLETELLKIDGTSINGDIENRLFNVTNICFENIDSDAMIMGLSNPDSSAPLIAVSNGSACTSASIEPSHVLLAMGLSENQAFNCIRFSLGKNNTKEEIETTIAQVTAMAGLLRSMIS; encoded by the coding sequence TTGGACAATAATGCGACGACCCAAATTGATCGAACAGTGCTTGACGCAATGATGCCTTATCTTACCCACGACTATGCGAACGCGAGCAGTACTCATCAGTTTGGTGTCGGTGCTTATGAAGCGGTGAAGCTTGCTCGGAAGCAGGTAGCGGAAATAATTGATTGTGAACCGCATGAAGTTGTCTTTACCAGCGGTGCTACGGAATCGATCAATCTTGCGCTTAAGGGCGTTGCTGAAAGGTATGAATCCAAAGGTAGGCACATTGTTACGCTAGCGACAGAGCATAGTGCAGTTCTAGATACTTGTTCTTACTTAGAACAGCGGGGCTACGAAGTTTCTTATGTAGGCGTGGATGAAAAGGGTTTAGTCGATTTGGACAGTTTGAAATCCCATTTACGTCAAGATACAATACTTGTCGCTGTGATGTATGTGAATAATGAAACAGGGGTAATCCAACCAATCAACGAAATTAGTCAGCTTGCGCATAGTGTCGGAGCGATATTTTTCTCGGACTGTACGCAAGCTGTAGGCAAAATGGAAATCTCGGTTCGTAGCTTGGACATAGACCTGCTATGTTTCAGCGGGCACAAGATTTATGCACCGAAAGGAATCGGCGTCTTGTACGTAAGGAATCAGGCCAAGCCTATTAAAATTCCGGCGCTCATACATGGAGGGGGTCACGAAAGGGGTTTAAGGAGCGGCACACTTAATGTACCTGGTATCGTTGCCCTTGGAGCCGCTTGTGCACTCGCTCAGAAGCATATGTTAAGCGATTCGCGAAGAATTAGCGAGCTCCGTGACTATTTGGAAACGGAGTTGTTAAAGATTGATGGTACTTCAATAAATGGTGATATCGAAAACCGACTTTTTAACGTGACAAACATTTGCTTCGAGAATATTGATTCCGACGCAATGATTATGGGACTAAGCAATCCGGACTCATCCGCGCCCCTTATTGCCGTCAGCAATGGCAGCGCTTGCACCTCCGCAAGCATAGAGCCATCACACGTTTTACTAGCCATGGGTTTGAGCGAAAATCAAGCATTCAATTGCATTCGGTTCTCGCTCGGGAAAAACAACACAAAGGAAGAAATTGAAACAACGATTGCTCAAGTCACGGCTATGGCAGGACTCCTGCGTTCCATGATATCCTGA
- a CDS encoding transposase, translated as MKETKTVKTRRSYDSNFKQEVTKMLVSGRSAKEVSESFGIAENLLYRWKRMATMKTKTKQVHGESGKAAKLAAENARLRAEVERLKTDREILKKALGLFSTSD; from the coding sequence GTGAAAGAAACCAAAACTGTAAAGACTCGTCGGAGCTACGATTCCAATTTTAAGCAAGAGGTAACCAAAATGCTCGTTTCCGGTCGAAGCGCTAAGGAAGTTTCCGAATCATTTGGAATTGCTGAGAATCTGCTTTATCGTTGGAAGAGAATGGCAACTATGAAGACAAAAACAAAGCAGGTGCATGGAGAGAGTGGCAAAGCAGCAAAACTTGCTGCTGAAAATGCTAGACTGCGAGCGGAAGTTGAACGCCTAAAAACCGACCGAGAGATCTTAAAAAAGGCGTTGGGTCTCTTCAGCACGTCCGACTAA